From a region of the Streptomyces tirandamycinicus genome:
- a CDS encoding response regulator transcription factor: MTRVLVVEDEESFSDALSYMLRKEGFEVAVATTGPEGLDEFERNGADLVLLDLMLPGLPGTEVCRQLRGRSNVPVIMVTAKDSEIDKVVGLEIGADDYVTKPFSSRELVARIRAVLRRRGEPEEVAPAALEAGPVRMDVDRHVVTVSGGKVDLPLKEFDLLEMLLRNAGRVLTRMQLIDRVWGADYVGDTKTLDVHVKRLRAKIEPDPGAPRYLVTVRGLGYKFEP, translated from the coding sequence GTGACCCGAGTGCTTGTCGTCGAGGACGAGGAATCCTTCAGCGACGCTCTTTCCTACATGCTCCGCAAGGAGGGCTTCGAGGTCGCCGTCGCGACCACCGGGCCCGAGGGGCTCGACGAGTTCGAGCGCAACGGAGCCGACCTCGTCCTGCTGGACCTGATGCTGCCCGGACTGCCCGGTACGGAGGTCTGCCGCCAGCTGCGCGGCCGGTCCAACGTCCCGGTGATCATGGTCACGGCCAAGGACAGCGAGATCGACAAGGTCGTCGGCCTGGAGATAGGAGCCGACGACTACGTGACGAAGCCCTTCTCCTCGCGGGAGCTGGTCGCCCGCATCCGTGCGGTACTGCGCCGCCGCGGTGAGCCGGAGGAGGTCGCCCCGGCGGCCCTCGAGGCCGGACCGGTGCGGATGGACGTCGACCGCCATGTCGTCACGGTGTCGGGCGGGAAGGTCGACCTCCCGCTGAAGGAGTTCGACCTCCTGGAGATGCTGCTGCGCAACGCGGGCCGCGTCCTGACCCGGATGCAGCTGATCGACCGGGTCTGGGGCGCGGACTACGTGGGCGACACCAAGACCCTCGACGTGCACGTCAAGCGTCTCCGGGCCAAGATCGAGCCGGATCCGGGCGCCCCGCGGTATCTGGTGACGGTGCGCGGTCTGGGCTACAAGTTCGAGCCGTAG